From the genome of Endozoicomonas sp. NE40, one region includes:
- a CDS encoding carbohydrate ABC transporter permease codes for MNQNTKRSLMCWLALSPLILIILFPFAVMLFVSLTPGNEVYQYPPSWIPSRFAWENYTTMWNETGFGQALVNSLYVTVLSTLVVLFVAIPAAYSLARFDFKGQTAYQFFLIVTQMLSPILLMVGLFKFVVWLGLVDDLNALVLIYAGFGIAFAVWMLTNFFRTIPLDLEQTAWLEGAGWFYSLRKVFLPLATPAISVAATFTFIFAWNEYSTALVVMRSPENITLQVKVASLVGVYTPKWEQIMAAIFLTTVPVAIAFSWFQKHLVTGLSAGAVK; via the coding sequence ATGAATCAAAACACTAAGAGGAGCCTGATGTGCTGGCTGGCGCTCTCGCCCCTGATACTGATCATCCTGTTCCCCTTTGCGGTCATGCTGTTCGTCTCCCTGACGCCGGGCAACGAAGTCTATCAATATCCGCCCAGCTGGATACCCTCCCGCTTTGCCTGGGAGAATTACACCACCATGTGGAACGAAACCGGCTTTGGGCAGGCACTGGTAAACAGCCTTTATGTCACGGTACTGTCGACGCTGGTCGTACTGTTTGTTGCCATTCCCGCCGCTTATTCGCTGGCAAGGTTTGATTTTAAGGGGCAGACTGCGTACCAGTTTTTTCTGATTGTGACGCAAATGCTGTCGCCTATTCTGCTGATGGTGGGGCTGTTCAAGTTCGTGGTCTGGCTGGGACTCGTGGATGACCTGAACGCCCTGGTGTTGATTTATGCCGGGTTTGGCATCGCGTTTGCCGTGTGGATGCTGACCAATTTCTTCAGAACCATTCCCCTGGACCTTGAACAGACCGCCTGGCTGGAAGGTGCCGGGTGGTTCTATTCCCTGCGTAAGGTATTTCTGCCCCTGGCGACACCCGCCATCAGCGTGGCCGCGACCTTTACCTTTATTTTTGCCTGGAACGAGTACTCCACGGCTCTGGTGGTGATGCGTTCGCCGGAAAATATCACCCTGCAGGTAAAAGTGGCTTCTCTGGTGGGGGTCTATACGCCCAAGTGGGAACAGATTATGGCGGCTATTTTCCTGACCACGGTGCCGGTGGCCATTGCCTTCAGCTGGTTCCAGAAGCACCTGGTCACCGGGCTGTCGGCCGGGGCTGTTAAATAA